From one Ursus arctos isolate Adak ecotype North America chromosome Y, UrsArc2.0, whole genome shotgun sequence genomic stretch:
- the LOC113249004 gene encoding zinc finger X-chromosomal protein-like isoform X1 yields MDEDELELQPQEPNSFFDGIGTDATHMDGDQIVVEVQETVFVSDVVDSDITVHNFVPDDPDSVVIQDVIEDVVIEDVHCSDILEEADVSENVIIPEQVLNSDVTEEVSLAHCTVPDDVLASDITSASMSMPEHVLTSDSIHVSDVGHVEHVVHNSVVEAEIITDPLTTDVVSEEVLVADCASEAVIDANGIPVDQQDDDKSNCEDYLMISLDDAGKIEHGGSSGMTIDAESEIDPCKVDGTCPEVIKVYIFKADPGEDDLGGTVDIVESEPENDHGVELLDQNSSIRVPREKMVYMTVNDSQQEDEDLNVAEIADEVYMEVIVGEEDAAVAAAAAAAVHEQQMDDNEIKTFMPIAWAAAYGNNSDGIENRNGTASALLHIDESAGLSRLAKQKPKKRRRPDSRQYQTAIIIGPDGHPLTVYPCMICGKKFKSRGFLKRHMKNHPEHLTKKKYRCTDCDYTTNKKISLHNHLESHKLTSKAEKAIECDECGKHFSHAGALFTHKMVHKEKGANKMHKCKFCEYETAEQGLLNRHLLAVHSKNFPHICVECGKGFRHPSELKKHMRIHTGEKPYQCQYCEYRSADSSNLKTHVKTKHSKEMPFKCDICLLTFSDTKEVQQHALIHQESKTHQCLHCDHKSSNSSDLKRHIISVHTKDYPHKCDMCDKGFHRPSELKKHVAAHKGKKMHQCRHCDFKIADPFVLSRHILSVHTKDLPFRCKRCRKGFRQQNELKKHMKTHSGRKVYQCEYCEYSTTDASGFKRHVISIHTKDYPHRCEYCKKGFRRPSEKNQHIMRHHKEVGLP; encoded by the exons gaactgATGCTACGCACATGGATGGTGATCAAATTGTTGTGGAAGTTCAAGAAACTGTTTTTGTTTCAGATGTTGTGGATTCAGATATAACTGTACATAACTTTGTTCCTGATGACCCAGATTCAGTTGTAATCCAAGATGTTATAGAGGATGTTGTTATTGAGGATGTTCACTGCTCAGATATCTTAGAAGAAGCAGATGTATCTGAAAATGTCATCATTCCTGAGCAAGTGCTTAACTCAGATGTGACCGAAGAAGTTTCTTTAGCGCACTGCACAGTGCCAGATGATGTTTTAGCTTCTGACATTACTTCAGCCTCAATGTCTATGCCAGAACATGTGTTAACAAGTGATTCTATACATGTGTCTGATGTTGGACATGTTGAACACGTGGTTCATAATAGTGTAGTAGAAGCAGAAATCATTACTGACCCTCTCACAACAGACGTCGTTTCAGAAGAAGTATTGGTGGCAGATTGTGCCTCAGAAGCAGTCATAGATGCCAATGGGATCCCTGTGGACCAGCAAGATGATGACAAAAGCAACTGTGAGGACTACCTTATGATTTCCT tggatGATGCTGGCAAAATAGAACACGGTGGCTCCTCTGGAATGACCATCGATGCAGAGTCGGAAATTGATCCTTGTAAGGTGGATGGCACTTGCCCTGAAGTTATCaaagtgtatatttttaaagctgaCCCTGGAGAGGATGACTTAG GTGGTACTGTAGACATTGTGGAGAGTGAGCCTGAGAATGACCATGGAGTTGAATTACTTGACCAGAATAGCAGTATTCGAGTGCCAAGGGAAAAGATGGTTTATATGACCGTCAACGACTCTCAGCAAGAAGATGAAGATTTAA ATGTTGCTGAAATTGCTGATGAAGTTTATATGGAAGTGATAGTAGGAGAGGAGGATGCTGCAGTTGCAGCTGCAGCAGCAGCTGCTGTGCATGAACAGCAAATGGATGACAATGAAATCAAAACCTTCATGCCAATAGCATGGGCAGCAGCTTATG GTAATAATTCTGATGGCATTGAAAACCGGAATGGCACTGCAAGTGCCCTCTTGCACATAGATGAGTCTGCTGGGCTCAGCAGACTGgctaaacaaaaaccaaagaaaaggagaagacctGATTCCAGGCAGTACCAAACAG CAATAATTATTGGCCCTGATGGACATCCCTTGACTGTCTATCCTTGCATGATTTGTGGGAAAAAATTTAAGTCCAGAGGTTTTCTGAAAAGGCACATGAAAAACCATCCTGAACACCTTACTAAGAAGAAGTACCGCTGTACTGACTGTGATTACACTACCAACAAGAAGATAAGTTTACACAACCACCTAGAGAGCCACAAGCTGACCAGCAAGGCAGAAAAGGCCATCGAATGCGATGAGTGTGGGAAGCATTTCTCTCATGCTGGAGCTCTGTTTACTCACAAAATGGTGCATAAGGAAAAAGGAGCCAACAAAATGCACAAGTGTAAATTCTGTGAATACGAGACAGCTGAACAAGGGTTGTTGAATCGCCACCTTTTGGCGGTCCACAGCAAGAACTTTCCTCATATTTGTGTGGAGTGCGGTAAAGGTTTTCGTCACCCATCAGAGCTCAAAAAGCACATGCGCATCCATACCGGCGAGAAGCCGTACCAGTGCCAGTACTGCGAATATAGGTCTGCAGACTCTTCTAACTTGAAAACACATGTAAAAACTAAGCATAGTAAAGAGATGCCATTCAAGTGTGACATCTGTCTTCTGACTTTCTCAGATACCAAAGAGGTGCAGCAACATGCTCTTATCCaccaagaaagcaaaacacaccAGTGTTTGCACTGCGACCACAAGAGCTCGAACTCAAGCGATTTGAAACGACATATAATTTCAGTTCACACGAAGGACTACCCCCATAAGTGTGACATGTGTGATAAAGGCTTTCACAGGCCTTCCGAACTCAAGAAACACGTGGCTGCCCACAAGGGTAAAAAAATGCACCAGTGTAGACATTGTGACTTTAAGATTGCAGATCCATTTGTTCTAAGTCGCCATATTCTGTCAGTTCACACAAAAGATCTTCCATTTAGGTGTAAGAGGTGTAGAAAGGGATTTAGGCAACAGAATGAGCTTAAAAAGCATATGAAGACACATAGTGGCAGGAAGGTGTATCAGTGTGAGTACTGTGAGTATAGCACTACAGATGCCTCAGGCTTTAAACGGCACGTTATCTCCATTCATACGAAAGACTATCCTCACCGGTGTGAGTACTGCAAGAAAGGCTTCCGGAGACCTTCGGAAAAGAACCAGCACATAATGCGACATCATAAAGAAGTTGGCCTGCCCTGA
- the LOC113249004 gene encoding zinc finger X-chromosomal protein-like isoform X4, with translation MDEDELELQPQEPNSFFDGIGTDATHMDGDQIVVEVQETVFVSDVVDSDITVHNFVPDDPDSVVIQDVIEDVVIEDVHCSDILEEADVSENVIIPEQVLNSDVTEEVSLAHCTVPDDVLASDITSASMSMPEHVLTSDSIHVSDVGHVEHVVHNSVVEAEIITDPLTTDVVSEEVLVADCASEAVIDANGIPVDQQDDDKSNCEDYLMISLDDAGKIEHGGSSGMTIDAESEIDPCKVDGTCPEVIKVYIFKADPGEDDLDVAEIADEVYMEVIVGEEDAAVAAAAAAAVHEQQMDDNEIKTFMPIAWAAAYGNNSDGIENRNGTASALLHIDESAGLSRLAKQKPKKRRRPDSRQYQTAIIIGPDGHPLTVYPCMICGKKFKSRGFLKRHMKNHPEHLTKKKYRCTDCDYTTNKKISLHNHLESHKLTSKAEKAIECDECGKHFSHAGALFTHKMVHKEKGANKMHKCKFCEYETAEQGLLNRHLLAVHSKNFPHICVECGKGFRHPSELKKHMRIHTGEKPYQCQYCEYRSADSSNLKTHVKTKHSKEMPFKCDICLLTFSDTKEVQQHALIHQESKTHQCLHCDHKSSNSSDLKRHIISVHTKDYPHKCDMCDKGFHRPSELKKHVAAHKGKKMHQCRHCDFKIADPFVLSRHILSVHTKDLPFRCKRCRKGFRQQNELKKHMKTHSGRKVYQCEYCEYSTTDASGFKRHVISIHTKDYPHRCEYCKKGFRRPSEKNQHIMRHHKEVGLP, from the exons gaactgATGCTACGCACATGGATGGTGATCAAATTGTTGTGGAAGTTCAAGAAACTGTTTTTGTTTCAGATGTTGTGGATTCAGATATAACTGTACATAACTTTGTTCCTGATGACCCAGATTCAGTTGTAATCCAAGATGTTATAGAGGATGTTGTTATTGAGGATGTTCACTGCTCAGATATCTTAGAAGAAGCAGATGTATCTGAAAATGTCATCATTCCTGAGCAAGTGCTTAACTCAGATGTGACCGAAGAAGTTTCTTTAGCGCACTGCACAGTGCCAGATGATGTTTTAGCTTCTGACATTACTTCAGCCTCAATGTCTATGCCAGAACATGTGTTAACAAGTGATTCTATACATGTGTCTGATGTTGGACATGTTGAACACGTGGTTCATAATAGTGTAGTAGAAGCAGAAATCATTACTGACCCTCTCACAACAGACGTCGTTTCAGAAGAAGTATTGGTGGCAGATTGTGCCTCAGAAGCAGTCATAGATGCCAATGGGATCCCTGTGGACCAGCAAGATGATGACAAAAGCAACTGTGAGGACTACCTTATGATTTCCT tggatGATGCTGGCAAAATAGAACACGGTGGCTCCTCTGGAATGACCATCGATGCAGAGTCGGAAATTGATCCTTGTAAGGTGGATGGCACTTGCCCTGAAGTTATCaaagtgtatatttttaaagctgaCCCTGGAGAGGATGACTTAG ATGTTGCTGAAATTGCTGATGAAGTTTATATGGAAGTGATAGTAGGAGAGGAGGATGCTGCAGTTGCAGCTGCAGCAGCAGCTGCTGTGCATGAACAGCAAATGGATGACAATGAAATCAAAACCTTCATGCCAATAGCATGGGCAGCAGCTTATG GTAATAATTCTGATGGCATTGAAAACCGGAATGGCACTGCAAGTGCCCTCTTGCACATAGATGAGTCTGCTGGGCTCAGCAGACTGgctaaacaaaaaccaaagaaaaggagaagacctGATTCCAGGCAGTACCAAACAG CAATAATTATTGGCCCTGATGGACATCCCTTGACTGTCTATCCTTGCATGATTTGTGGGAAAAAATTTAAGTCCAGAGGTTTTCTGAAAAGGCACATGAAAAACCATCCTGAACACCTTACTAAGAAGAAGTACCGCTGTACTGACTGTGATTACACTACCAACAAGAAGATAAGTTTACACAACCACCTAGAGAGCCACAAGCTGACCAGCAAGGCAGAAAAGGCCATCGAATGCGATGAGTGTGGGAAGCATTTCTCTCATGCTGGAGCTCTGTTTACTCACAAAATGGTGCATAAGGAAAAAGGAGCCAACAAAATGCACAAGTGTAAATTCTGTGAATACGAGACAGCTGAACAAGGGTTGTTGAATCGCCACCTTTTGGCGGTCCACAGCAAGAACTTTCCTCATATTTGTGTGGAGTGCGGTAAAGGTTTTCGTCACCCATCAGAGCTCAAAAAGCACATGCGCATCCATACCGGCGAGAAGCCGTACCAGTGCCAGTACTGCGAATATAGGTCTGCAGACTCTTCTAACTTGAAAACACATGTAAAAACTAAGCATAGTAAAGAGATGCCATTCAAGTGTGACATCTGTCTTCTGACTTTCTCAGATACCAAAGAGGTGCAGCAACATGCTCTTATCCaccaagaaagcaaaacacaccAGTGTTTGCACTGCGACCACAAGAGCTCGAACTCAAGCGATTTGAAACGACATATAATTTCAGTTCACACGAAGGACTACCCCCATAAGTGTGACATGTGTGATAAAGGCTTTCACAGGCCTTCCGAACTCAAGAAACACGTGGCTGCCCACAAGGGTAAAAAAATGCACCAGTGTAGACATTGTGACTTTAAGATTGCAGATCCATTTGTTCTAAGTCGCCATATTCTGTCAGTTCACACAAAAGATCTTCCATTTAGGTGTAAGAGGTGTAGAAAGGGATTTAGGCAACAGAATGAGCTTAAAAAGCATATGAAGACACATAGTGGCAGGAAGGTGTATCAGTGTGAGTACTGTGAGTATAGCACTACAGATGCCTCAGGCTTTAAACGGCACGTTATCTCCATTCATACGAAAGACTATCCTCACCGGTGTGAGTACTGCAAGAAAGGCTTCCGGAGACCTTCGGAAAAGAACCAGCACATAATGCGACATCATAAAGAAGTTGGCCTGCCCTGA
- the LOC113249004 gene encoding zinc finger X-chromosomal protein-like isoform X3, which produces MDEDELELQPQEPNSFFDGIGTDATHMDGDQIVVEVQETVFVSDVVDSDITVHNFVPDDPDSVVIQDVIEDVVIEDVHCSDILEEADVSENVIIPEQVLNSDVTEEVSLAHCTVPDDVLASDITSASMSMPEHVLTSDSIHVSDVGHVEHVVHNSVVEAEIITDPLTTDVVSEEVLVADCASEAVIDANGIPVDQQDDDKSNCEDYLMISLDDAGKIEHGGSSGMTIDAESEIDPCKVDGTCPEVIKVYIFKADPGEDDLGGTVDIVESEPENDHGVELLDQNSSIRVPREKMVYMTVNDSQQEDEDLNVAEIADEVYMEVIVGEEDAAVAAAAAAAVHEQQMDDNEIKTFMPIAWAAAYAIIIGPDGHPLTVYPCMICGKKFKSRGFLKRHMKNHPEHLTKKKYRCTDCDYTTNKKISLHNHLESHKLTSKAEKAIECDECGKHFSHAGALFTHKMVHKEKGANKMHKCKFCEYETAEQGLLNRHLLAVHSKNFPHICVECGKGFRHPSELKKHMRIHTGEKPYQCQYCEYRSADSSNLKTHVKTKHSKEMPFKCDICLLTFSDTKEVQQHALIHQESKTHQCLHCDHKSSNSSDLKRHIISVHTKDYPHKCDMCDKGFHRPSELKKHVAAHKGKKMHQCRHCDFKIADPFVLSRHILSVHTKDLPFRCKRCRKGFRQQNELKKHMKTHSGRKVYQCEYCEYSTTDASGFKRHVISIHTKDYPHRCEYCKKGFRRPSEKNQHIMRHHKEVGLP; this is translated from the exons gaactgATGCTACGCACATGGATGGTGATCAAATTGTTGTGGAAGTTCAAGAAACTGTTTTTGTTTCAGATGTTGTGGATTCAGATATAACTGTACATAACTTTGTTCCTGATGACCCAGATTCAGTTGTAATCCAAGATGTTATAGAGGATGTTGTTATTGAGGATGTTCACTGCTCAGATATCTTAGAAGAAGCAGATGTATCTGAAAATGTCATCATTCCTGAGCAAGTGCTTAACTCAGATGTGACCGAAGAAGTTTCTTTAGCGCACTGCACAGTGCCAGATGATGTTTTAGCTTCTGACATTACTTCAGCCTCAATGTCTATGCCAGAACATGTGTTAACAAGTGATTCTATACATGTGTCTGATGTTGGACATGTTGAACACGTGGTTCATAATAGTGTAGTAGAAGCAGAAATCATTACTGACCCTCTCACAACAGACGTCGTTTCAGAAGAAGTATTGGTGGCAGATTGTGCCTCAGAAGCAGTCATAGATGCCAATGGGATCCCTGTGGACCAGCAAGATGATGACAAAAGCAACTGTGAGGACTACCTTATGATTTCCT tggatGATGCTGGCAAAATAGAACACGGTGGCTCCTCTGGAATGACCATCGATGCAGAGTCGGAAATTGATCCTTGTAAGGTGGATGGCACTTGCCCTGAAGTTATCaaagtgtatatttttaaagctgaCCCTGGAGAGGATGACTTAG GTGGTACTGTAGACATTGTGGAGAGTGAGCCTGAGAATGACCATGGAGTTGAATTACTTGACCAGAATAGCAGTATTCGAGTGCCAAGGGAAAAGATGGTTTATATGACCGTCAACGACTCTCAGCAAGAAGATGAAGATTTAA ATGTTGCTGAAATTGCTGATGAAGTTTATATGGAAGTGATAGTAGGAGAGGAGGATGCTGCAGTTGCAGCTGCAGCAGCAGCTGCTGTGCATGAACAGCAAATGGATGACAATGAAATCAAAACCTTCATGCCAATAGCATGGGCAGCAGCTTATG CAATAATTATTGGCCCTGATGGACATCCCTTGACTGTCTATCCTTGCATGATTTGTGGGAAAAAATTTAAGTCCAGAGGTTTTCTGAAAAGGCACATGAAAAACCATCCTGAACACCTTACTAAGAAGAAGTACCGCTGTACTGACTGTGATTACACTACCAACAAGAAGATAAGTTTACACAACCACCTAGAGAGCCACAAGCTGACCAGCAAGGCAGAAAAGGCCATCGAATGCGATGAGTGTGGGAAGCATTTCTCTCATGCTGGAGCTCTGTTTACTCACAAAATGGTGCATAAGGAAAAAGGAGCCAACAAAATGCACAAGTGTAAATTCTGTGAATACGAGACAGCTGAACAAGGGTTGTTGAATCGCCACCTTTTGGCGGTCCACAGCAAGAACTTTCCTCATATTTGTGTGGAGTGCGGTAAAGGTTTTCGTCACCCATCAGAGCTCAAAAAGCACATGCGCATCCATACCGGCGAGAAGCCGTACCAGTGCCAGTACTGCGAATATAGGTCTGCAGACTCTTCTAACTTGAAAACACATGTAAAAACTAAGCATAGTAAAGAGATGCCATTCAAGTGTGACATCTGTCTTCTGACTTTCTCAGATACCAAAGAGGTGCAGCAACATGCTCTTATCCaccaagaaagcaaaacacaccAGTGTTTGCACTGCGACCACAAGAGCTCGAACTCAAGCGATTTGAAACGACATATAATTTCAGTTCACACGAAGGACTACCCCCATAAGTGTGACATGTGTGATAAAGGCTTTCACAGGCCTTCCGAACTCAAGAAACACGTGGCTGCCCACAAGGGTAAAAAAATGCACCAGTGTAGACATTGTGACTTTAAGATTGCAGATCCATTTGTTCTAAGTCGCCATATTCTGTCAGTTCACACAAAAGATCTTCCATTTAGGTGTAAGAGGTGTAGAAAGGGATTTAGGCAACAGAATGAGCTTAAAAAGCATATGAAGACACATAGTGGCAGGAAGGTGTATCAGTGTGAGTACTGTGAGTATAGCACTACAGATGCCTCAGGCTTTAAACGGCACGTTATCTCCATTCATACGAAAGACTATCCTCACCGGTGTGAGTACTGCAAGAAAGGCTTCCGGAGACCTTCGGAAAAGAACCAGCACATAATGCGACATCATAAAGAAGTTGGCCTGCCCTGA
- the LOC113249004 gene encoding zinc finger X-chromosomal protein-like isoform X2, with translation MDGDQIVVEVQETVFVSDVVDSDITVHNFVPDDPDSVVIQDVIEDVVIEDVHCSDILEEADVSENVIIPEQVLNSDVTEEVSLAHCTVPDDVLASDITSASMSMPEHVLTSDSIHVSDVGHVEHVVHNSVVEAEIITDPLTTDVVSEEVLVADCASEAVIDANGIPVDQQDDDKSNCEDYLMISLDDAGKIEHGGSSGMTIDAESEIDPCKVDGTCPEVIKVYIFKADPGEDDLGGTVDIVESEPENDHGVELLDQNSSIRVPREKMVYMTVNDSQQEDEDLNVAEIADEVYMEVIVGEEDAAVAAAAAAAVHEQQMDDNEIKTFMPIAWAAAYGNNSDGIENRNGTASALLHIDESAGLSRLAKQKPKKRRRPDSRQYQTAIIIGPDGHPLTVYPCMICGKKFKSRGFLKRHMKNHPEHLTKKKYRCTDCDYTTNKKISLHNHLESHKLTSKAEKAIECDECGKHFSHAGALFTHKMVHKEKGANKMHKCKFCEYETAEQGLLNRHLLAVHSKNFPHICVECGKGFRHPSELKKHMRIHTGEKPYQCQYCEYRSADSSNLKTHVKTKHSKEMPFKCDICLLTFSDTKEVQQHALIHQESKTHQCLHCDHKSSNSSDLKRHIISVHTKDYPHKCDMCDKGFHRPSELKKHVAAHKGKKMHQCRHCDFKIADPFVLSRHILSVHTKDLPFRCKRCRKGFRQQNELKKHMKTHSGRKVYQCEYCEYSTTDASGFKRHVISIHTKDYPHRCEYCKKGFRRPSEKNQHIMRHHKEVGLP, from the exons ATGGATGGTGATCAAATTGTTGTGGAAGTTCAAGAAACTGTTTTTGTTTCAGATGTTGTGGATTCAGATATAACTGTACATAACTTTGTTCCTGATGACCCAGATTCAGTTGTAATCCAAGATGTTATAGAGGATGTTGTTATTGAGGATGTTCACTGCTCAGATATCTTAGAAGAAGCAGATGTATCTGAAAATGTCATCATTCCTGAGCAAGTGCTTAACTCAGATGTGACCGAAGAAGTTTCTTTAGCGCACTGCACAGTGCCAGATGATGTTTTAGCTTCTGACATTACTTCAGCCTCAATGTCTATGCCAGAACATGTGTTAACAAGTGATTCTATACATGTGTCTGATGTTGGACATGTTGAACACGTGGTTCATAATAGTGTAGTAGAAGCAGAAATCATTACTGACCCTCTCACAACAGACGTCGTTTCAGAAGAAGTATTGGTGGCAGATTGTGCCTCAGAAGCAGTCATAGATGCCAATGGGATCCCTGTGGACCAGCAAGATGATGACAAAAGCAACTGTGAGGACTACCTTATGATTTCCT tggatGATGCTGGCAAAATAGAACACGGTGGCTCCTCTGGAATGACCATCGATGCAGAGTCGGAAATTGATCCTTGTAAGGTGGATGGCACTTGCCCTGAAGTTATCaaagtgtatatttttaaagctgaCCCTGGAGAGGATGACTTAG GTGGTACTGTAGACATTGTGGAGAGTGAGCCTGAGAATGACCATGGAGTTGAATTACTTGACCAGAATAGCAGTATTCGAGTGCCAAGGGAAAAGATGGTTTATATGACCGTCAACGACTCTCAGCAAGAAGATGAAGATTTAA ATGTTGCTGAAATTGCTGATGAAGTTTATATGGAAGTGATAGTAGGAGAGGAGGATGCTGCAGTTGCAGCTGCAGCAGCAGCTGCTGTGCATGAACAGCAAATGGATGACAATGAAATCAAAACCTTCATGCCAATAGCATGGGCAGCAGCTTATG GTAATAATTCTGATGGCATTGAAAACCGGAATGGCACTGCAAGTGCCCTCTTGCACATAGATGAGTCTGCTGGGCTCAGCAGACTGgctaaacaaaaaccaaagaaaaggagaagacctGATTCCAGGCAGTACCAAACAG CAATAATTATTGGCCCTGATGGACATCCCTTGACTGTCTATCCTTGCATGATTTGTGGGAAAAAATTTAAGTCCAGAGGTTTTCTGAAAAGGCACATGAAAAACCATCCTGAACACCTTACTAAGAAGAAGTACCGCTGTACTGACTGTGATTACACTACCAACAAGAAGATAAGTTTACACAACCACCTAGAGAGCCACAAGCTGACCAGCAAGGCAGAAAAGGCCATCGAATGCGATGAGTGTGGGAAGCATTTCTCTCATGCTGGAGCTCTGTTTACTCACAAAATGGTGCATAAGGAAAAAGGAGCCAACAAAATGCACAAGTGTAAATTCTGTGAATACGAGACAGCTGAACAAGGGTTGTTGAATCGCCACCTTTTGGCGGTCCACAGCAAGAACTTTCCTCATATTTGTGTGGAGTGCGGTAAAGGTTTTCGTCACCCATCAGAGCTCAAAAAGCACATGCGCATCCATACCGGCGAGAAGCCGTACCAGTGCCAGTACTGCGAATATAGGTCTGCAGACTCTTCTAACTTGAAAACACATGTAAAAACTAAGCATAGTAAAGAGATGCCATTCAAGTGTGACATCTGTCTTCTGACTTTCTCAGATACCAAAGAGGTGCAGCAACATGCTCTTATCCaccaagaaagcaaaacacaccAGTGTTTGCACTGCGACCACAAGAGCTCGAACTCAAGCGATTTGAAACGACATATAATTTCAGTTCACACGAAGGACTACCCCCATAAGTGTGACATGTGTGATAAAGGCTTTCACAGGCCTTCCGAACTCAAGAAACACGTGGCTGCCCACAAGGGTAAAAAAATGCACCAGTGTAGACATTGTGACTTTAAGATTGCAGATCCATTTGTTCTAAGTCGCCATATTCTGTCAGTTCACACAAAAGATCTTCCATTTAGGTGTAAGAGGTGTAGAAAGGGATTTAGGCAACAGAATGAGCTTAAAAAGCATATGAAGACACATAGTGGCAGGAAGGTGTATCAGTGTGAGTACTGTGAGTATAGCACTACAGATGCCTCAGGCTTTAAACGGCACGTTATCTCCATTCATACGAAAGACTATCCTCACCGGTGTGAGTACTGCAAGAAAGGCTTCCGGAGACCTTCGGAAAAGAACCAGCACATAATGCGACATCATAAAGAAGTTGGCCTGCCCTGA